A region from the Etheostoma spectabile isolate EspeVRDwgs_2016 chromosome 9, UIUC_Espe_1.0, whole genome shotgun sequence genome encodes:
- the LOC116695793 gene encoding carnitine O-palmitoyltransferase 2, mitochondrial, translated as MASLLSMQSFKNLRKSGSVTLIHVNSTLGISKRNYSSKKASSTEYLHQSVVPSMHYQKSLPRLPIPKLEDTVKRYLAAQRPLLDVDQFRTTEKLAKDFQNGVGKQLHEELVAQDKENMHTSYISGPWFDMYLSARESVVLNFNPFMSFNPDPKTEYNDQLVRATNMVCSAVRFMKTLRAELLEPEVFHLNPAKSDTDSFKRFIRWVPSSLSWYGAYMVNAYPLDMSQYFRLFNSTRIPKSGRDMLFTDEKARHLLVMRKGNMYVFDVVDRDGNLVKPAEIQSHLNYILSDPTPAPAFPLGVLTSENRDVWAKLREKLTAAGNVEDLWIVDSALFCLSLDDESMRDHIQISHNMLHGDGCNRWYDKSFSIILTKDGQAAINFEHSWGDGVAVLRFQNEIFKDTTEQPLVHPGSAAAAVDSASAVRRLQFNLDRDLENGIKKAKEKFDSAVSKLTIDAMEFKKGGKDKLKKSKLSPDAIAQLAFQMGFLRQYGQTVATYESCSTAAFKHGRTETIRPATIHTERCSRAFVCQPDQHSVEELQAMLSECSKYHGQLTKEAAMGQGFDRHLFALRYLARSKNQALHSLYTDPAYAAINHNILSTSTLTSPAVNLGGFAPVVPDGFGIGYGVHDDWIGCNVSSYPARNVHEFLQCVYKSLEDIFTVLEGKKLG; from the exons ATGGCCAGTCTGCTTTCAATGCAAAGCTTTAAAAATCTGAGGAAATCCGGAAGCGTAACGTTAATTCATGTAAATTCTACTCTGGGAATCAGTAAGCGAAactacagcagcaaaaaagcGTCTTCAACCGAGTATTTGCACCAAAGTGTTGTACCATCGATGCATTACCAGAAGAGTTTACCCAG GTTACCCATACCAAAGTTGGAGGATACTGTCAAAAGGTATTTAGCTGCTCAGAGGCCTCTGCTGGATGTTGACCAGTTCAG AACAACAGAGAAACTTGCAAAAGATTTCCAGAATGGTGTGGGGAAGCAGCTGCATGAGGAACTGGTAGCTCAGGACAAAGAAAATATGCACACAAGCTACATCTCAG GCCCATGGTTTGACATGTATCTTTCTGCTCGCGAATCTGTGGTGCTTAACTTCAACCCCTTCATGTCCTTTAATCCTGACCCTAAGACAGAGTACAATGACCAGCTTGTGCGTGCGACAAATATGGTTTGTTCTGCAGTGCGCTTCATGAAAACACTGCGAGCCGAATTACTGGAGCCAGAAGTTTTCCACCTCAACCCGGCAAAGAGTGACACAGACAGCTTTAAAAGGTTTATCCGCTGGGTCCCATCTTCACTGTCTTGGTATGGAGCTTACATGGTGAATGCTTACCCCCTGGACATGTCTCAGTACTTTCGTCTCTTCAACTCAACTCGGATTCCCAAGAGTGGTAGAGACATGTTATTTACTGATGAGAAAGCACGACATCTCCTTGTTATGAGGAAAGGCAACATGTATGTGTTTGATGTTGTAGACAGGGATGGGAATTTGGTGAAGCCTGCAGAGATCCAGTCCCACTTGAATTACATTTTGTCTGACCCGACGCCAGCGCCGGCCTTTCCTCTCGGAGTCCTGACCAGTGAAAACAGGGATGTGTGGGCCAAGTTGAGGGAGAAGCTGACAGCTGCTGGAAATGTCGAAGATTTATGGATTGTTGACAGCGCCCTTTTCTGTCTCAGTCTAGATGATGAAAGCATGAGGGACCATATTCAAATCTCCCATAATATGCTGCATGGCGACGGCTGCAATCGGTGGTACGACAAGTCCTTCAGCATCATTCTGACCAAAGATGGACAGGCAGCCATCAATTTTGAGCACTCCTGGGGCGATGGCGTAGCAGTGCTTCGCTTTCAAAATGAGATCTTCAAAGACACAACAGAGCAGCCACTGGTACACCCGGGCTCTGCTGCTGCCGCTGTGGATTCAGCCTCTGCTGTGCGCAGACTGCAGTTCAACCTGGACCGCGATCTGGAGAATGGTATCAAAAAAGCCAAGGAGAAATTTGACTCGGCTGTATCCAAACTCACCATCGATGCCATGGAGTTCAAAAAAGGTGGCAAGGACAAGTTAAAGAAGAGTAAGTTGAGTCCAGATGCTATAGCCCAACTGGCTTTTCAAATGGGTTTTCTGAGGCAGTATGGGCAGACAGTTGCCACATATGAGTCCTGTAGCACTGCGGCGTTCAAGCATGGGCGCACAGAGACCATCCGGCCAGCCACCATACACACGGAACGATGTTCACGTGCCTTTGTTTGCCAACCAGACCAACACAGTGTGGAGGAACTACAGGCTATGCTGAGTGAATGCTCTAAATATCATGGACAGCTCACCAAAGAAGCAGCTATGG GCCAAGGTTTTGACCGTCACCTGTTTGCCCTGAGATACCTGGCCCGTTCAAAGAACCAGGCTCTACATAGCCTGTACACCGACCCAGCTTATGCTGCAATCAACCACAACATCCTCTCCACCAGCACCCTTACCAGTCCAGCTGTGAACCTTGGTGGCTTTGCCCCAGTAGTCCCTGATGGGTTTGGCATTGGCTACGGTGTCCATGATGACTGGATTGGCTGCAATGTTTCCAGTTACCCGGCTCGCAACGTCCACGAATTCCTGCAATGTGTCTACAAGTCCTTAGAGGACATTTTTACTGTCTTGGAAGGAAAGAAACTCGGCTAA